cctaagccatagactattctctctgcttccgcacagcaagcggtaccggtgcatcaagtctggcaccaacaggctgctgaacagcttctatccccaggcaataagactgataaatagctgaCTAAATCATTACACAAACTATCTGAGTTAAccttttattttctatttttgcactgtctctatcaGGGCTGagcccatttagtcgactggtcgattgtttggtcgataagTCGACCGAGATTTCTTAGTGGAGAAGTAGCATAAAGtctaataataatcatcatcatggTGCACAAGGTGTCTCCCTGGCACAGGTGGAAGATCTATTAAACAAACTAAAcaagttctacaagcagttgttacaacaacaagaaaatagcatCAATTGTTGCGTCCAAATACTtgtggagtcaactaataaaatactggacgacctgaccagagaggtccaggacctgaagaacagtttgcagttctcccagggtcagatCGATGAGTTTAAAAAGGAGAACAGCTAGATGActgcaatctgtaagtcattgagataGGACACTAGTTCTGATGTGAATCCATGGTAACAATGACAGAGAAATCAGATTATCGCAAaggacaatcaaggcggaacaatATTGTTGTGGATCGAATTGCAGAGTCTCCACATGAGagctggacggagtctgaggaaaagtgagggaaattatctctgaaaaactgaagatggaccacaggaagattgaggtggagcgcgcccacaggactggaaaacctaccaccggcccaggtgatcggcccaggccgatagtggtcaagatggaaagctactgaggatggtagctgactctaaaGTGAGTATCgctgtcaccttacccctatacatatctacctctatcactccagtatccctgtccccttacccctatacatatctacctctatcactccagtatccctgcacattgttaatatgatactggaactgaccctgtatatagtcaccttacccctatacatatctacctccatcactccagtatccctgcacattgttaatatggtactggaactgaccctgtatatagtcactttacccctatacatatctacctccatcactccagtatccctgcacattgttaatatggtactggaactgaccctgtatatagtcaccttacccctatacatatctacctctatcactccagtatccctgcacattgttaatatggtactggaactgaccctgtatatagtcaccttacccctatacatatctacctccatcactccagtatccctgcacattgttaatatggtactggaactgaccctgtatatagtcaccttacccctatacatatctacctccatcactccagtatccctgcacattgttaatatggtactggaactgaccctgtatatagtcaccttacccctatacatatctacctccatcactccagtatccctgcacattgttaatatggtactggaactgaccctgtatatagtcaccttacccctatacatatctacctccatcactccagtatccctgcacattgtggtactgaccctgtatatagtcaccttacccctatacatatctacctccatcactccagtatccctggacattgtggaactgaccctgtatatagtcacctgacccctatacatatctacctccatcactccagtatccctgcacattgtggaACTGATCCTGtctatagtatgcttacttactgattgtgttcttcatatttctcATGTTTActctagtattacattgttattgattattgcattgctGGGTTTTGAgttagcaagaaaggcatttcactaagagcaaaccacagtgtgccatcacagcagcaaaccacagtgtgccatcacagcagcaaaccacagtgtgccatcacagcagcaaaccacagtgtgccatcacagcagcaaaccacagtgtgtcatcacagcagcaaaccacagtgtgccatcacagcagcaaaccACGGTGCGCCATTACAGCAGCAAACCacggtgtgccatcacagcagcaaaccACGGTGCGCCATTACAGCAGCAAACCacggtgtgccatcacagcagcaaaccACGGTgcgccatcacagcagcaaaccacagtgtgccatcacagcagcaaaccACGGTGCGCCATTACAGCAgcaaaccacagtgtgccatcacagcagcaaaccacagtgtgccatcacagcagcaaaccacagtgtgccatcacagtagcaaaccacagtgtgccatcacagcagcaaaccACGGTGCGCCATTACAGCAgcaaaccacagtgtgccatcacagcagcaaaccacagtgtgtcatcacagcagcaaaccacagtgtgtcatcacagcagcaaaccacagtgtgtcatcacagcagcaaaccacagtgtgtcatcacagcagcaaaccagtgtgccatcacagcagcaaaccacagtgtgccatcacagcagcaaaccacggtgtgccatcacagcagcaaaccacagtgtgccatcacagcagcaaaccacagtgtgccatcacagctgcaagatttgtgacctgttgccagaagaaaagggcaaccagtgaagaacaaacaccattgtaaatacaacccaagtttatgttgatttattttccaatttgtactttaactatttgcacattgttacaacactgtatatatacataatatgacatttgaaatgtctttattcttttggaacttctgtttatttcacttttgtttactctctacttcacttgctttggcaactttaacatacgtttcccattccaataaagcccttaaattgaattgaattgaaagagagcgcgagggaaagacagagggaaagagacagcGAGGCTCACGGAGGGTTActgacaggggagggagggagggagggagggagggagggatcgagggagggagggatcgagggagggacagacagaagGTTCTATATGCTTTGATGTCTCGGTTGTGCAgggtctctcagtctctctgaaCTCTTATCTGTCAGCTCTGAGCCAtctgtgctgctgctgcctgtctgtgtctcttaCATAATCACAACACAGAGATATCCACATCCCCCCAGCAACACCACACACTGCAACACTCTCAGAATGGGGCCTCACACACACCACCGGTAAACATGTCTAGTCTTCTGGAGGCGGCAGTGAGGAAAACAGAGACACACGTGGTTGAGCTGGTGTCAGTCACACCCCCCTCTATCACTTTACTAGCTTCTCAACAAGACACCCCCCTCTATCACTTTACTAGCTCCTCAACAAGGCACCCCCCTCTATCGCTTTACTAGCTGCTCAACAAGAAACCCACCTCTATCACTTTACTAGCTGCTCAACAAGAAACCCCCCTCTACCACTTTACTAACTTCTCAACAAGACACCCCCCTCTATCACTTTACTAGCTGCTCAACAAGAAACCCCCCTCTACCACTTTACTAACTTCTCAACAAGACACCCCCCTCTATCACTTTACTAGCACAAGACACCCCCCTCTATCACTTTACTAGCTCCTCAACAAGACACCCCCCTCTATCACTTTACTAGCTGCTCAACAAGAAACTCCCCTCTACCACTTTACTAGCTTCTCAACAAGACACCCCCCTCTATCACTTTACTAGCACAAGACACCCCCCTCTATCACTTTACTAGCTGCTCAACAAGAAACCCACCTCTATCACTTTACTAGCTGCTCAACAAGAAACCCCCCTCTACCACTTTACTAGCTTCTCAACAAGACACCCCCCTCTATCACTTTACTAGCACAAGACACCCCCCTCTATCACTTTACTAGCTCCTCAACAAGACACCCCCCTCTATCACTTTACTAGCTGCTAAGCAAGACACCCCCCTCTATCACTTTACTAGCTTCTCAACAAGACACCCCCCTCTATCACTTTACTAGCTGCTAAGCAAGACACCCCCCTCTATCACTCTactagctgctcaacaagacacCCCCCTCTATCACTTTACTAGCTTCTCAACAAGGCACCCCCCTCTATCACTTTACTAGCTGCTAAGCAAGACACCCCCCTCTATCACTTTACTAGCTTCTCAACAAGACACCCCCCTCTATCACTTTACTAGCTGCTAAGCAAGACACCCCCCTATTATCACTCTactagctgctcaacaagacacCCCCCTCTATCACTTTAATAGCTTCTCAACAAGACACCCCCCTCTATGACTTTACTAGCTTCTCAACAAGACACCCCCCTCTATCACTTTACTAGCTTCTCAACAAAACACCCCCCTCTATCACTTTACTAGCTTCTCAACAAGACACCCCCCTCTATCACTTTACTAGCTTCTCAACAAGACACCCCCCTCTATCACTTTACTAGCTTCTCAACAAGACACCCCCTCTATCACTTTACTAGCTTCTCAACAAGACACCCCCCTCTATCACTTTACTAGCTGCTAAGCAAGACACCCCCCTCTATCACTTTACTAGCTGCGAAGCAAGACACCCCCCTCTATCACTTTACTAGCTTCTCAACAAGACACCCCCCTCTATCACTTTACTAGCTTCTCAACAAGACACCCCCCTCTATCACTTTACTAGCTGCTAAGCAAGACACCCCCCTCTATCACTTTACTAGCTTCTCAACAACACACACCCCTCTATCACTTTACTAGCTCCTCAACAAGACACCCCCCTCTATCACTTTACTAGCTTCTCAACAAGACACCCCCCTCTATCACTTTactagctgctcaacaagacacCCCCCTCTATCACTTTACTAGCTGCTATGCAAGACACCCCCCTCTATCACTTTACTAACTGCTCAACAAGACACCCCCCTCTATCACTTTACTAGCTGCTATGCAAGACACCCCCCTCTATCACTTTACTAACTGCTCAACAAGACACACCCCTCTATCACTTTACTAGCTGCTAAGCAAGACACCCCCCTCTATCACTTTACTAACTGCTCAACAAGACACCCCCCTCTATCACTTTACTAGCTTCTCAACAAGACACCCCCCTCTATGACTTTactagctgctcaacaagacacCCCCCACCTCGTTTGGCAGAAGCGTCTTCTGGTCTTTTGTGAAGAAGCCACAGCCACAGCTGTACCAGACcacaccatagaaatagaatcattATAATCATATGTACCAGACcacaccatagaaatataatcattATAATCATATGTACCAGACCACACCACACAAAATAGAATCATTCTAATCCTAAATACCACACCACAGAAATATAAATCATTCTAATCCTAAATACCACACCACAGAAATATAAATCATTCTAATCCTATGTACCACAACATAGACATATAATCATTCTAATCATATGTACCACACCACAGAAATATAAATCATTCTAATCCTAAATACCACACCACAGAAATATAAATCATTCTAATCCTATGTACCACAACATAGACATATAATCATTCTAATCATATGTACCACACCACAGAAATATAAATCATTCTAATCCTATGTACcacaccatagaaatataatcattCTAATCCTATGTACCACACCACAGATGTAGAATCATTGTAATCATTGTAATCCTATGAGTGGGTCTAGGTAATGGAGAGACTGCTGAGAACaatacagagagagcagagagctacACTAACATCAGATGGTCTGAGTCCAGGGAGATACAGCACTATGGAAGATAGATGGATCAGAACTCACCAGAGCGGGCCACTGGATGTGCTTGTCTTTAGTCCCCTGGTGGTTCTCCCCCAGCAGggagctctctctcctcttggccCACGCCAGCTGCTGCTCTATCAGggagctctctctcctcttggccCAAACCAGCTGCTGCTCCAGCAGGAACACCTGGAAGTCCTCATACACTTTCACCCACTCACGCTTCTCCCACTCCAGATCATCAAACTCCACGTACACCTgggacgagagaggagagagagggtgagttcATGGGTAtacatagagaggagagagggggggtgagttCATGGGTAtacatagagaggagagagggggtgagttcATGGGTAtacatagagaggagagagggggggtgagttCATGGGTAtacatagagaggagagagggggtgagttcATGGGTAtacatagagaggagagaggggggtgagttcATGGGTAtacatagagaggagagagggggggtgagttCATGGGTAtacatagagaggagagaggggggtgagttcATGGGTAtacatagagaggagagaggggggtgagttcATGGGTAtacatagagaggagagagggggtgagttcATGGGTAtacatagagaggagagaggggggtgagttcATGGGTAtacatagagaggagagagggggtgagttcATGGGTAtacatagagaggagagagggggtgagttcATGGGTAtacatagagaggagagagggggtgagttcATGGgtatacagagaggagagagggggggagttcATGGGTAtacatagagaggagagaggggggtgagttcATGGGTAtacatagagaggagagaggggggtgagttcATGGGTAtacatagagaggagagagggggtgagttcATGGGTAtacatagagaggagagaggggggtgagttcATGGGTAtacatagagaggagagagggggtgagttcATGGGTAtacatagagaggagagagggggtgagttcATGGGTAtacatagagaggagagaggggggtgagttcATGGGTAtacatagagaggagagagggggtgagttcATGGGTAtacatagagaggagagagggggtgagttcATGGGTAtacatagagaggagagagggggtgagttcATGGGTAtacatagagaggagagagggggtgagttcATGGGTAtacatagagaggagagaggggggtgagttcATGGGTAtacatagagaggagagagggggtgagttcATGGGTAtacatagagaggagagaggggggtgagttcATGGGTAtacatagagaggagagaggggggtgagttcATGGGTAtacatagagaggagagaggggggtgagttcATGGGTAtacatagagaggagagaggggggtgagttcATGGGTAtacatagagaggagagaggggggtgagttcATGGGTAtacatagagaggagagaggggggtgagttcATGGGTAtacatagagaggagagaggggggtgagttcATGGGTAtacatagagaggagagagggggtgagttcATGGGTAtacatagagaggagagagggggtgagttcATGGGTAtacatagagaggagagagggggtgagttcATGAGTAtacatagagaggagagagggggtgagttcATGGGTAtacatagagaggagagagggggtagattgACAGTTTGAGATAGTGTTGACATTTGTCTACTGAAAAGAGGATAAAATCAAGTCTATAAATGTCATCTCTAGCTTTCAATACAACTAAGTAGATATGACTTAAAGGGacacttcaggattttggcaatgaagccctttatctacttccccagagtcagatgaacttgtggataccatttatatgtctgcgtgcagtttgaaggaagttgctaactagtgttagcgaaATTACTGAAAGTCTATAGTAACTGCTAGCATGATAGTAGTACCAtacacttccagtcattgcgctaacgctagttagcgttggctcgtgaaactacctctaacttccttcatactggatgcagagacataaaaatggtatccatgaattcatcagactctggggaagtagataaaaatCCCCAAGTATCACCCCTTTAAGATCTCATTTAAACGGCCAAAGACGGAAAGACACAGCAAGGCAACAATTTACAAACAGTTAGGCAAGTTAAGGATGACATCAATTCTGCCCAACTGGACCAGCTAAATATGATCCCCTGTGCCAGAGCTAACTGTAATGATTAATGTGATGGTAAACAGTACAGATCAAAAGTTATTTTCACTTTGCGACTCTGACCATCAGATAAGACTGTTTACATCTCTGCAATTGAACTGTTCTAACCCTCTGAGACAGACCGGCAACAATCACTGTTCTAACCCTCTGGGACAGACAGGCAACAATCACTGTTCTAACCctctgagacagacaggcaacaatcactgttctaaccctctgagacagacaggcaacaATAGTCTAACTCGGGACAGACAGGCAACAATCACTGTTCTAACCctctgagacagacaggcaacaatcactgttctaaccctctgagacagacaggcaacaatcactgttctaaccctctgagacagacaggcaacaATCACTGTTCTAACCCTCTGGGACAGACAGGCATGCAATACAATCACTGTTCTAACCCTCTGGGACAGACAGGTATGCAACACAATCACTGTTAAATAAAGTACTGTTTGGTACAAGTTAACATCAAAACAAAAAACAGGCCTAAATGTCCAACTTTAAATAACTGCTATGATCAATGTGTTTGACCTTCTGTGACCCCGACCAGCATAATGGCAACAGGCCATGCTACCCCGAGGCATGCTGTCCACGGCTCGTATTGAGCCACTAGTTAAAAGGCCCTGGCTTCAGCAACCTCTATTTCTAGCTTCTCTGGGTTTGACGCAGTCAAGCCAGGTACTATGTAATCAGATGAGATTATAAATAACCAGCACTAAGTCAGTCTACCGACTTGGTTGCTCACAGCAACACGGCGCTGACAGAGGGCCAGCCTGACAGGAGCATTGAGAGTCAGCTGTAGCGTCAACACCatccccctcccaccctctcGTGCTCTCGCCCTCCctcaatgggctttattggcatgggaaacatatgtttacattgccaaagcaagtgaattaGATAAACAAAAGTCAAATAaaacaatcaaaaatgaacagtaaacattactcacaaaagtttcaaaggtaTAGAGACATTTAATAtgtcattatgtctatatacagtgttgtaacgatgtgcaaatagggaaaataaatcaacataaacatgggttgtatttacaatggtgtttgttcttcactggttgcccttttcttgtggcaacaggtcacaaatcttgctgctgtgatggcacactgtggtccctccctccctccctccctccctacccacACCCTGCCAGTACAGCTcaggtccctccctccctccctccctccctccctccccacaccCTGCCAGTACAGCTCAGGCCCCTCCCTCTTCCATCACTGGAGGGATCAGAGGGTGTTtattctcactctctcccctcctctcctctctcctcctctcctctcccccctcacccccctctcctctcccccatctcctctcctctcccccctctcctctcctctcccccctctcctctcctctcccccctctcctctcctcgacCAGCGTCCCTTCCCCTTgctcaaaatattttttttaccagTAGATATACTGTTTCCCTCTGCTTTCTCATGAGGCACGAAAAATTCAGTTCATAAAAATTGTACAGTAtacaggacagagacacagagactgaGGCATAGACAGAGGCAAAAGTAGAGGCAGataaacagaggcagagagacagaggcagagagacagagagagggggagacagggaggcagaggCTGAGACAGGGAGCCAGAGGCGGAGACAGGGAggcggagacagggagacagaggcagagacagggaggcggagacagggagacagaggcagagacagggagacagaggcagagacagtgagacagaggcagagacagggagacagaggcagagacagtgagacagaggcagagacagggagacagaggcagagacagggagacagaggcagagacagggagacagaggcagagacagggagacagaggcagagacagggagacagaggcagagacagggagacagaggcagagacag
The DNA window shown above is from Coregonus clupeaformis isolate EN_2021a unplaced genomic scaffold, ASM2061545v1 scaf1164, whole genome shotgun sequence and carries:
- the LOC123486348 gene encoding probable JmjC domain-containing histone demethylation protein 2C; this translates as MAMAVEARPELVGKRFLCVSGDEPQDLGDIGRWGWRAGVIRAVTHRDNNNSELTVYVEFDDLEWEKREWVKVYEDFQVFLLEQQLVWAKRRESSLIEQQLAWAKRRESSLLGENHQGTKDKHIQWPALVSSDPSIFHSAVSPWTQTI